A single Pirellulales bacterium DNA region contains:
- a CDS encoding insulinase family protein yields the protein MEFKRAQLDNGLEVIAECNPNAYTSAVGFFVQTGARDESDQVAGVSHFLEHMVFKGSERRTPDDVNRQFDELGASYNAFTSEESTVYYASFLPEYLERVVDIWSDILRPALRDADFDTEKQVIIEEIRMYEDQPPFGADEKCKAAFFGEHPLGRSVLGTIDSIGQLHADQMREYFRCRYSPRNIVLVAAGRIEFDRLVDLAARHCGHWLAAPAPREVVRAKPLVGFHAICKASATQQYVLQLSDAPAATDADRFAAKLLATVLGDDSGSRMYWELVDPGRADQASLGHYEYEGSGAFMTYLSCEPDLIADNLQRVLDLFREAESDGITAAELDQAKNKINARVVLASERPRGRLFNLGSNWTHRREYRRVQDDLAAVDAVTLDDLRAVLAKYPLSRNTTVTIGPLTTVAAPR from the coding sequence GTGGAATTTAAGCGCGCCCAGCTCGACAACGGCCTGGAAGTGATCGCCGAGTGCAATCCGAACGCCTACACGTCGGCCGTGGGATTTTTTGTGCAGACGGGTGCCCGCGACGAGTCGGACCAGGTGGCGGGGGTGAGCCACTTCCTCGAGCACATGGTGTTCAAGGGCAGCGAGCGACGCACGCCCGACGACGTCAATCGACAGTTCGATGAGCTGGGCGCGTCGTACAACGCCTTTACGAGCGAAGAGAGCACGGTCTATTACGCGTCGTTCCTGCCGGAATACCTCGAGCGGGTGGTCGATATCTGGAGCGATATCCTCCGGCCCGCCTTGCGCGACGCGGACTTTGACACCGAAAAGCAGGTGATCATCGAAGAAATCCGGATGTACGAAGACCAGCCGCCCTTCGGCGCCGACGAAAAATGCAAAGCGGCGTTCTTCGGTGAGCATCCGCTCGGCCGCAGCGTGTTGGGTACCATCGATTCGATCGGCCAACTCCACGCCGACCAGATGCGCGAGTACTTCCGGTGCCGCTACAGCCCGCGGAATATCGTGCTGGTCGCCGCGGGTCGCATCGAATTCGACCGGCTCGTCGATCTGGCGGCTCGCCATTGCGGTCATTGGCTTGCCGCCCCTGCTCCGCGCGAAGTCGTACGGGCCAAGCCGTTGGTGGGCTTTCACGCGATCTGCAAAGCGTCGGCGACGCAGCAATATGTCTTGCAGCTCTCCGACGCGCCCGCGGCCACCGACGCCGACCGATTCGCCGCGAAGCTACTGGCGACGGTGCTGGGAGACGATTCGGGCAGCCGGATGTACTGGGAACTGGTCGATCCGGGGCGGGCCGACCAGGCGAGCCTGGGCCATTATGAGTATGAAGGCTCCGGCGCGTTCATGACCTACTTGAGCTGCGAGCCGGACCTGATCGCCGACAATCTGCAGCGCGTGCTCGATTTGTTTCGCGAGGCCGAGTCCGACGGCATCACGGCCGCAGAACTCGACCAGGCGAAGAACAAGATCAACGCGCGCGTGGTGCTCGCCAGCGAGCGGCCGCGCGGGCGGCTGTTCAACTTGGGCTCGAACTGGACGCATCGTCGCGAGTATCGCCGGGTGCAGGACGACCTCGCGGCGGTCGACGCCGTGACGCTCGACGACCTGCGGGCGGTGCTGGCCAAATATCCGCTCAGCCGCAACACCACCGTAACGATCGGCCCGCTCACCACCGTGGCCGCACCCCGTTAG
- a CDS encoding insulinase family protein, whose protein sequence is MDWLDSAAFSLLVPAGSAYDPDDKPGLASLTCELALRGAGPRDSRQFVCDLDNLGVERAESVSDAHTSFSVATLAASLPKALAIYADVLREAHLPGDQLEASRQGVLQELRAVEDEPAHKVMLELRRNLYQSPWGRPSLGEVAALESATLADVQTQYRRLFRPNGAILGVAGRFDWDVLRAQVAELFGDWQPQSVELGPESQRPPRVVHIDHETNQTQIGVAYPSVPYRHPDYFEAWGAVGVLSGGMSARLFTEVREKRGLCYSVSASYHTYRNRGAVLCYAGTSAERAQETLDVLVGELVRLKAGVLAHELDRLKARIKSGLVMQQESSSARSGAVARDWYHLGRVRSMDEVATRVDQLSCESISAYLAANPPQAFTIVTLGPKALEVPCGI, encoded by the coding sequence ATGGACTGGCTCGATTCGGCCGCTTTTTCCCTGCTGGTTCCCGCCGGGAGCGCATACGATCCCGACGACAAGCCCGGCCTGGCGAGTTTGACTTGCGAACTGGCCCTGCGTGGCGCCGGGCCGCGCGATTCGCGGCAGTTCGTCTGCGACTTGGACAACCTGGGCGTCGAACGGGCTGAAAGCGTCTCGGACGCCCATACCAGCTTCAGCGTCGCCACGCTGGCGGCGAGCCTGCCCAAGGCCCTGGCCATCTATGCCGACGTGCTCCGCGAGGCGCACTTGCCTGGCGATCAGCTCGAGGCCAGCCGCCAAGGTGTATTGCAGGAGTTACGCGCCGTCGAAGACGAGCCGGCCCACAAGGTGATGCTGGAGCTGCGGCGGAATCTCTACCAGTCCCCGTGGGGGCGGCCGAGCCTGGGCGAGGTCGCGGCACTCGAATCGGCCACGCTGGCCGACGTGCAAACCCAATATCGCCGGCTGTTCCGGCCCAATGGCGCAATCCTGGGCGTTGCCGGGAGATTCGATTGGGACGTGTTGCGCGCACAGGTTGCCGAACTGTTTGGCGACTGGCAACCGCAGAGCGTCGAATTAGGTCCCGAGTCGCAAAGGCCGCCGAGGGTGGTCCATATCGATCACGAGACGAATCAAACACAGATCGGTGTGGCCTACCCGAGCGTGCCGTACCGGCATCCCGACTATTTCGAGGCCTGGGGGGCCGTCGGCGTCTTGAGCGGCGGCATGAGCGCGCGGCTGTTTACCGAGGTGCGCGAGAAGCGCGGCCTGTGCTACAGCGTGTCGGCGTCGTACCACACCTATCGCAACCGCGGCGCGGTGCTGTGCTATGCGGGCACCAGCGCCGAACGCGCACAAGAAACGCTCGACGTGCTCGTGGGCGAGTTGGTCCGGCTCAAGGCCGGGGTCCTGGCCCACGAACTCGACCGGCTCAAGGCCCGGATCAAGAGCGGCCTGGTGATGCAGCAGGAATCGAGCTCGGCGCGAAGCGGCGCGGTGGCCCGCGACTGGTACCACTTGGGCCGGGTGCGATCGATGGACGAGGTCGCGACCCGCGTCGATCAGTTGTCGTGCGAATCGATCAGCGCCTACCTGGCGGCCAATCCGCCGCAGGCATTCACGATCGTCACGCTGGGGCCCAAGGCGTTGGAGGTGCCCTGTGGAATTTAA
- a CDS encoding GNAT family N-acetyltransferase: MALKYFKRYRMEIELPGRDLTLPPLPECYRVVAWKPTLVDEHARTKYLSFRTEIDANVFPCLGEHDGCQRLMREIVRKTGFLPGATWLMAYEPDGPGDPEYCGTIQGICDHTGLGAVQNLGVVPEHRGRNLGTALLMAALNGFRAAGLRRAFLEVTAQNDGAIRLYRRLGFAKVRTVYKAAEIDYSETLARGTA, from the coding sequence ATGGCCCTCAAGTATTTCAAACGCTATCGGATGGAGATCGAGCTCCCGGGGCGCGATTTGACGCTGCCTCCGCTGCCCGAGTGCTACCGCGTCGTCGCCTGGAAGCCCACGCTCGTCGACGAGCATGCCCGGACCAAGTACCTGAGTTTTCGGACCGAGATCGACGCGAATGTGTTTCCGTGTCTCGGGGAGCACGATGGCTGCCAGCGGCTGATGCGCGAAATCGTACGCAAGACGGGTTTCCTCCCCGGGGCGACGTGGCTGATGGCCTACGAACCGGACGGGCCCGGTGATCCGGAATACTGCGGCACGATTCAGGGCATTTGCGATCATACCGGCCTGGGAGCCGTGCAGAACTTGGGCGTGGTGCCCGAGCATCGCGGCCGAAATCTGGGCACCGCCTTGTTGATGGCGGCTCTGAACGGTTTTCGAGCAGCGGGCTTGCGCCGCGCTTTTCTCGAGGTCACGGCCCAGAACGACGGCGCAATCCGGCTTTATCGCCGGCTCGGCTTTGCGAAAGTGCGGACCGTCTACAAAGCGGCCGAAATCGACTACAGCGAAACGCTCGCGCGCGGAACCGCTTGA
- a CDS encoding deoxyribonuclease IV, which produces MSIAGGYYRAVEYARKAGCDCVQLFTKNNNQWRAKPITPDEQARFRQSLADSGVEHPIAHNSYLINLAAPDADLWNKSIDAMVVELQRAGQLGIPFVVAHPGAYTTTSEAVGLRRIVRALNTIHKQTPEVPARILLETTAGQGSSLGCRFEHLARLIEGVKDPERVGVCVDTCHVFAAGYPLADRKDYLATFRAMDATFGLEKIRAFHLNDSVKPLGSRVDRHAHIGAGCLGLEPFRHLMNDRRFRQVPMYLETPKGTRDGEDLDRINLRVLRGLVAR; this is translated from the coding sequence ATGTCGATCGCCGGTGGCTACTACCGGGCCGTGGAATATGCCCGCAAAGCCGGCTGCGACTGTGTGCAGCTTTTCACGAAGAACAACAACCAGTGGCGGGCCAAACCGATCACGCCGGATGAGCAGGCGAGGTTCCGCCAAAGTCTTGCGGATAGCGGCGTCGAGCATCCGATCGCACACAACTCGTACCTGATCAACCTTGCGGCCCCCGACGCGGACTTGTGGAACAAGAGCATCGACGCGATGGTCGTCGAACTGCAGCGCGCCGGACAATTGGGCATTCCGTTCGTCGTCGCGCATCCGGGAGCCTACACGACCACCAGCGAGGCCGTCGGTTTGCGGCGCATCGTTCGGGCACTCAACACGATTCACAAACAGACGCCCGAGGTGCCTGCCCGGATCCTGCTCGAAACAACCGCCGGCCAGGGGAGCTCGCTCGGTTGCCGATTTGAACATCTGGCACGTCTGATCGAGGGCGTGAAGGATCCCGAGCGTGTGGGGGTCTGCGTCGATACGTGCCATGTGTTCGCCGCGGGCTACCCGCTGGCCGATCGCAAGGACTACCTGGCGACGTTTCGTGCGATGGATGCCACGTTTGGGTTGGAGAAGATCCGTGCCTTTCACCTCAACGACAGCGTCAAGCCGTTGGGGTCCCGGGTCGATCGACACGCGCACATCGGTGCCGGGTGCCTGGGGCTGGAGCCATTCCGGCATTTGATGAACGATCGGCGTTTTCGGCAGGTGCCCATGTACCTGGAAACGCCCAAGGGGACTCGCGACGGCGAAGATCTCGACCGGATCAATCTGCGCGTGCTGCGCGGCCTCGTGGCCAGGTGA
- the acnA gene encoding aconitate hydratase AcnA, with amino-acid sequence MSAARVTDPFQARGTFESGQGPIGIYRLSRLEELGLCNVSQLPYSIRILLESALRNCDGFEVSQDDVKKLAGWKAQGLPEVEIPFKPARVVLQDFTGVPCVVDLAAMRGAMRRLGGDPKRINPLIPVDLVIDHSVQVDAFGSSSALEQNVALEFERNGERYEFLRWGQLAFDNFRVVPPAVGIVHQVNLEYLAKGVFVRQDHAGPVALPDSLVGTDSHTTMINGLGVLGWGVGGIEAEAVMLGQPIYMLLPEVVGFELTGKLPPGATATDLVLRVTEMLRAHGVVGKFVEFFGSGLPSMRLADRATISNMAPEYGATMGFFPIDDETLRFLRTTGRSDAEVALVERYTKEQGLFLTPGSPVPKFSQTLSLDMSTVEPSLAGPKRPHDRVALRSVKQEFQQSLTAPFNKRGFALEGSALARKATVADNGASTEIGHGAVVIAAITSCTNTSNPSVMLGAGILAKKAVARGLRVRPYVKTSLAPGSRVVTDYLERAGLTAALDQLGFQTVGYGCTTCIGNSGPLPEHVAAAVTGGDLVASAVLSGNRNFEGRVNPLVKANYLASPPLVVAYALAGTVDIDLTKEPLGTGSDGKPVYLADVWPTHEEIAQAIDANVRPEMFRERYNNVFASNDKWNQIKVAKSDLYAWDAASTYIQEPPFLAELTREPSPTQPIAGARVLAALGDSVTTDHISPAGSIAKDSPAGRFLIDHGVQPRDFNSYGARRGNDRVMTRGTFANIRIRNLIAPGTEGGVTRHLPDGQVLSIYDAAMKYQQAGVPLIVLAGAEYGTGSSRDWAAKGTYLLGVRAVIAVSFERIHRSNLVGMGVLPLELPAGQTWQGLGLTGEELFTVHGLDETLRPRGTLEVEARDASGAVKKFKVTARIDTPVELDYYRNGGILQTVLRKALAGG; translated from the coding sequence ATGTCTGCTGCACGCGTGACCGATCCGTTCCAAGCCCGCGGTACCTTCGAGTCCGGACAGGGGCCAATCGGGATCTATCGTCTGTCACGGTTGGAAGAACTCGGTCTGTGCAACGTATCCCAGTTGCCCTATTCAATTCGCATCCTGCTCGAATCGGCCCTGCGTAACTGCGACGGCTTTGAAGTCAGCCAGGACGACGTAAAGAAGCTGGCAGGCTGGAAGGCCCAGGGCTTGCCCGAGGTCGAAATCCCCTTCAAGCCGGCGCGGGTCGTGCTGCAAGATTTCACGGGCGTGCCGTGCGTGGTCGATCTGGCCGCGATGCGCGGCGCTATGCGGCGTCTCGGCGGTGACCCCAAGCGGATCAATCCGCTGATTCCGGTCGACCTGGTGATCGACCACTCGGTGCAGGTTGATGCGTTCGGTTCGAGTTCCGCGCTGGAACAGAACGTCGCGCTCGAGTTCGAGCGCAACGGCGAGCGGTACGAGTTTCTGCGCTGGGGACAGTTGGCGTTCGACAATTTCCGCGTCGTGCCGCCGGCCGTGGGTATCGTGCATCAGGTGAATCTCGAGTACCTGGCCAAGGGCGTGTTCGTCCGCCAGGATCATGCGGGGCCCGTGGCGCTGCCCGACTCGCTCGTCGGCACCGACAGCCATACCACGATGATCAATGGCCTGGGGGTCCTGGGCTGGGGCGTCGGCGGGATCGAGGCCGAGGCCGTCATGCTCGGCCAGCCGATCTACATGTTGCTGCCCGAGGTGGTCGGTTTCGAGCTGACGGGCAAGTTGCCACCGGGCGCCACGGCGACCGATCTCGTGCTGCGGGTGACCGAGATGCTTCGCGCCCACGGCGTCGTGGGCAAGTTCGTCGAATTCTTCGGCTCGGGCCTGCCTTCGATGCGCCTGGCAGATCGGGCCACGATCAGCAACATGGCTCCCGAATACGGGGCCACGATGGGCTTCTTCCCGATCGACGATGAGACTCTGCGTTTCTTGCGAACCACAGGCCGTAGCGACGCGGAAGTCGCGCTCGTCGAGCGCTATACGAAGGAACAGGGGTTGTTTCTGACGCCCGGCTCGCCGGTGCCCAAATTCAGCCAGACCCTGTCGCTCGACATGTCGACGGTCGAACCGAGCCTGGCGGGGCCCAAACGCCCGCACGACCGCGTCGCACTGCGCAGCGTCAAGCAAGAGTTTCAGCAGTCCCTCACCGCGCCCTTCAACAAGCGGGGCTTCGCGCTCGAAGGTTCGGCGCTGGCGCGCAAGGCGACCGTGGCGGACAACGGCGCCTCGACCGAAATCGGGCACGGCGCCGTCGTGATCGCGGCGATCACCAGCTGCACGAACACCAGCAACCCGTCGGTGATGCTCGGCGCGGGCATCCTGGCGAAGAAAGCCGTGGCGCGGGGCCTTCGCGTCCGGCCGTACGTCAAAACGAGTCTGGCACCAGGGTCGCGCGTCGTGACGGACTATCTGGAACGTGCCGGACTGACCGCGGCGCTCGATCAGCTCGGTTTCCAAACAGTCGGCTACGGCTGCACGACCTGCATCGGCAACAGCGGCCCGCTACCCGAGCACGTGGCCGCGGCCGTAACCGGCGGCGACCTCGTGGCGTCGGCCGTGCTCAGCGGCAATCGCAATTTCGAAGGGCGCGTCAATCCGCTCGTGAAGGCGAATTACCTGGCTAGCCCGCCCTTGGTCGTGGCCTATGCCTTGGCCGGGACGGTCGACATCGATCTGACTAAAGAGCCGCTCGGCACTGGATCGGACGGCAAGCCGGTCTACCTGGCCGACGTCTGGCCGACTCACGAGGAGATTGCCCAGGCGATCGACGCGAACGTGCGCCCGGAGATGTTCCGTGAGCGCTACAACAACGTGTTCGCATCGAACGACAAATGGAACCAGATCAAAGTCGCCAAGAGCGATCTGTATGCCTGGGACGCAGCGAGCACCTACATCCAAGAGCCGCCGTTCCTGGCCGAGTTGACACGCGAGCCGTCGCCCACGCAGCCCATCGCCGGCGCACGCGTACTGGCGGCCCTGGGCGACTCGGTCACGACCGATCACATTTCACCGGCTGGCTCGATCGCCAAGGACAGCCCGGCCGGAAGGTTCTTGATCGACCACGGCGTCCAGCCGCGCGATTTCAACAGCTACGGCGCGCGGCGCGGAAACGACCGCGTGATGACGCGCGGCACCTTTGCAAACATCCGCATTCGCAACTTGATCGCCCCCGGCACCGAAGGCGGTGTGACCCGGCACTTGCCCGACGGCCAGGTGCTGAGCATTTACGACGCGGCGATGAAATACCAGCAAGCGGGAGTGCCGCTGATCGTGCTGGCGGGTGCCGAGTACGGCACCGGTTCGAGCCGCGACTGGGCGGCCAAGGGAACGTATCTGCTCGGTGTCCGGGCCGTAATCGCCGTCAGCTTCGAGCGCATTCACCGCAGCAACCTGGTGGGGATGGGAGTTCTGCCGCTGGAGCTGCCCGCCGGGCAGACGTGGCAAGGACTCGGCCTGACCGGCGAAGAGCTGTTCACCGTTCACGGCCTCGATGAGACCTTGCGGCCGCGCGGAACGTTGGAGGTCGAGGCTCGCGACGCGAGTGGTGCGGTGAAGAAGTTCAAGGTCACGGCGCGCATTGACACGCCGGTCGAGCTCGATTACTACCGCAACGGCGGCATTCTGCAGACGGTGCTGCGTAAGGCGCTCGCCGGCGGCTGA